A section of the Halichoerus grypus chromosome 11, mHalGry1.hap1.1, whole genome shotgun sequence genome encodes:
- the ZP1 gene encoding LOW QUALITY PROTEIN: zona pellucida sperm-binding protein 1 (The sequence of the model RefSeq protein was modified relative to this genomic sequence to represent the inferred CDS: inserted 2 bases in 2 codons) gives MTRDLEPALRPPCSYLYQKLPSFPPPNQDHLAEPRRAGLKAQLPGPHLGGRGPVGVAVVCVTAGASAGVWDCHVALLLVSALGLGQQLLPEPDLSGLGYSQDCGVKSLQLRVLPRSGQTVCFKVVDEFGNRFEVNNCSACYHWVSTKPRAPAVFSVGYKGCHVLEKDGRSHLRVLIEAMLPDGRVDATQDVTLTCPKPGHAWTPTPNXAPPMGFSLPTPQARPLRPIAEHGFVRATPALPSLGPGPTTHXQVKPQWGTLEHRGVDEPPYPGVRLTPGRCQVSSRPIPCGVRSSEEACLQAGCCYDNGGEVPCYYGNTGVPPLHALAPDLRLHMRCVFNAGDFLPLRASIFLPPSPAPMTQSGPLRLQLRIAKDETFCSYYGEGNYPLVRLLREPVPVEVWLLQRTDPSLALLLHQSRAAPGASPLQQPQWPLPSDGCPFDGDSYRTRLVALDGAELSFPSHYQCFTVATFALLDPGSQRPLFMPLHAHSPSVQYKLVPQAPQHPAS, from the exons ATGACGAGGGACTTGGAACCCGCCCTTCGGCCCCCCTGCAGCTACCTGTACCAGAAGCTTCCCTCCTTTCCACCTCCCAACCAGGATCACCTGGCTGAGCCCCGCAGAGCCGGCCTCAAGGCCCAGCT tcctgggcctcacctgggcGGGCGGGGGCCTGTGGGGGTTGCTGTGGTTTGTGTGACGGCAGGAGCCTCGGCCGGGGTCTGGGATTGCCACGTGGCCCTGCTGCTGGTGAGcgctctggggctggggcagcagcTACTCCCCGAGCCTGATCTCTCCGGCCTGGGGTACAGCCAGGACTGTGGGGTCAAGAGTCTGCAGCTACGAGTGCTCCCCCGGTCAGGCCAGACGGTCTGCTTCAAGGTGGTAG atGAATTTGGGAACCGGTTTGAGGTAAACAACTGCTCTGCTTGTTACCACTGGGTCAGCACCAAGCCCCGGGCACCTGCTGTCTTCTCTGTGGGTTACAAAGGCTGCCACGTGCTGGAGAAG GATGGGCGCTCCCACCTGAGGGTGCTCATCGAAGCCATGCTGCCCGATGGTCGAGTTGACGCAACACAAGATGTCACTCTGACTTGTCCTAAACCTGGCCACGCCTGGACTCCGACTCCCA CGGCACCACCCATgggcttctcccttcccactcctcAGGCCCGGCCCCTCCGCCCCATCGCAGAGCACGGCTTTGTCCGTGCAACCCCTGCCTTGCCGTCCCTCGGACCTGGACCCACCACCC CCCAGGTTAAACCCCAGTGGGGCACCCTGGAACACCGGGGGGTTGACGAGCCACCTTACCCAG GTGTGCGCCTGACTCCGGGGCGGTGCCAGGTGTCCTCCAGACCCATCCCCTGTGGAGTGAGAAGCTCAGAGGAAGCCTGTCTGCAGGCGGGCTGCTGCTATGACAACGGCGGAGAGGTGCCCTGTTACTATGGCAACACGG GTGTTCCTCCCCTGCATGCTCTTGCACCTGACCTCAGGCTTCACATGCGCTGCGTCTTCAATGCCGGTGATTTCCTGCCGCTCCGGGCATCCATCTTCCTGCCACCCTCGCCAGCCCCCATGACCCAGTCCGGCCCCCTGCGGCTCCAGCTTCGGATCGCCAAGG ATGAGACTTTCTGCTCCTACTACGGGGAGGGGAACTACCCCCTCGTGAGGCTGCTGCGCGAGCCTGTCCCGGTGGAGGTCTGGCTCCTACAGAGGACAGACCCCAGTCTGGCCCTGCTGCTGCACCAGAGCCGGGCCGCCCCCGGCGCCAGCCCCCTCCAGCAGCCTCAGTGGCCCCTCCCGTCCGACGG gtGTCCTTTCGATGGTGACAGCTACAGGACCCGACTGGTAGCCTTGGATGGGGCAGAGTTGTCCTTCCCATCCCACTACCAGTGCTTCACTGTTGCCACCTTCGCCCTCCTGGACCCTGGCTCCCAGAGGCCCCTCTTCATGCCTCTTCATGCCCACTCCCCCTCTGTTCAGTATAAGCTGGTCCCCCAAGCGCCCCAGCACCCTGCGAGCTGA
- the PTGDR2 gene encoding prostaglandin D2 receptor 2 yields MSANVTLKPLCPILEQMSRIQRHSNSSIRYMDHASVLLHGLASLLGLAENGLILFVVGCRMRQTVVTTWVLHLALSDLLATATLPFFTYFLAVGHSWELGTTFCKLYSSIFFLNMFASGFLLSAISLDRCLQVVRPVWAQNHRTVAAAHRVCLGLWALAVLNTVPYFVFRDTIPRLDGRIMCYYNVLLLNPGPDRDATCNSRQAALAVSKFLLAFVVPLAIIASSHAVVSVQLHHRCRRRPSRFVRLVAAVVAAFALCWAPYHVFSLLEARAHAEPALRPLVWRGLPFVTSLAFINSVVNPLLYVLTCPDVLHKLRRSLRSVLESVLLDDSELGGPGSRRRRASGPRPGPAARRPPPSGPARLLAWLRGGRAASAQRARSRSQDERGPLNRALSTTSG; encoded by the coding sequence ATGTCGGCCAACGTCACCCTGAAGCCGCTCTGCCCGATCCTGGAGCAGATGAGCCGCATCCAAAGGCACAGCAACTCCAGCATCCGCTACATGGACCACGCCTCGGTGCTGCTGCACGGGCTGGCCTCGCTGCTGGGCCTGGCGGAGAACGGGCTCATCCTCTTCGTGGTGGGCTGCCGCATGCGCCAGACCGTGGTCACCACCTGGGTGCTGCACCTGGCGCTGTCGGACCTGCTGGCCACCGCCACCCTGCCCTTCTTCACTTACTTCCTGGCCGTGGGGCACTCGTGGGAGCTGGGCACCACCTTCTGCAAGCTGTACTCCTCCATCTTCTTCCTCAACATGTTTGCCagcggcttcctgctcagcgccATCAGCCTGGACCGCTGCCTGCAGGTGGTGCGGCCCGTGTGGGCGCAGAACCACCGCACGGTGGCCGCGGCCCACAGGGtctgcctggggctctgggccctGGCCGTGCTCAACACCGTGCCCTACTTCGTGTTCCGGGACACCATCCCGCGGCTCGACGGCCGCATCATGTGCTACTACAACGTGCTGCTCCTGAACCCCGGGCCCGACCGCGACGCCACGTGCAACTCGCGCCAGGCGGCCCTGGCCGTCAGCAAGTTCCTGCTGGCCTTCGTCGTGCCGCTGGCCATCATCGCCTCGAGCCACGCGGTCGTGAGCGTGCAGCTGCACCACCGCTGCCGCCGGCGGCCCAGCCGCTTCGTGCGCCTGGTGGCGGCCGTGGTGGCGGCCTTCGCGCTCTGCTGGGCGCCCTACCACGTGTTCAGCCTGCTGGAGGCGCGCGCGCACGCCGAGCCCGCGCTGCGGCCGCTCGTGTGGCGCGGCCTGCCCTTCGTCACCAGCCTGGCCTTCATCAACAGCGTGGTCAACCCGCTGCTCTACGTGCTCACCTGCCCCGACGTGCTGCACAAGCTGCGGCGCTCGCTGCGGAGCGTGCTGGAGAGCGTGCTGCTGGACGACAGCGAGCTGGGCGGCCCgggcagccgccgccgccgcgcctcCGGCCCCCGCCCGGGCCCCGCCGCCCGCCGGCCGCCCCCGTCCGGGCCCGCGCGCCTGCTCGCCTGGCTGCGGGGCGGCCGTGCGGCGTCCGCGCAGCGGGCCCGCTCCCGGTCCCAGGACGAGAGGGGCCCCCTGAACCGGGCGCTGAGCACCACGTCGGGGTAG